TTTTAAAGGATTTAAATTAGGAATTTTTGGTGGAGCTGGTGTTGGTAAAACAGTTTTAATGAAAGAAATTATTTTTAATGTTAATAATAAATATAAAAACACTTCAAATATTTTTATTGGATCAGGTGAACGTTCAAGAGAAGGTATTGAACTTTATGATGAACTAACTGAATCTAATTTAATGAAAAACTCAACTATGTTTGTTTCTAAAATGAACGAATCTCCAGGAGCACGTATGTCAATTGTTCCAATTGGAGTTACTGCTGCTGAATATTTAAGAGATGTTAAAAAAGAAGATGTTTTATTATTTATTGATAATATTTATCGTTTTATTCAAGCAGAAAATGAAGTAAGTGCTACACTTGGTAAAAAGCCTTCAGTTGGTGGGTATCAATCTACATTAGAAAGTGATGTTGCAAATATTCAAGATCGTTTATTTAAAAATAAAAATGGAGCGATTACTTCATTTCAAACTGTGTTTTTACCAATGGATGATTTAAGTGATCCATCAGCTGTAGCTGTATTTAATCACTTAGATTCAAATCTAGTTTTATCAAGAGATCAAGCTGCAAAAAATATTCTTCCAGCTTTTGATCCACTAGCAAGTTCATCTAGTTCAGTTGATGAAACTTTAATTGGTAAAAAACACTTTAATGCAATTATTGAAGTTAAAAGAATTTTAAAAGCTTATAAAGATTTAGAAGATGTAATTTTAATTTTAGGATTTGATGAATTAGATGCTGAAAGTA
This genomic window from Mycoplasma mycoides subsp. capri contains:
- a CDS encoding MSC_0618 family F1-like ATPase beta subunit encodes the protein MNGKILSISGDVIEVQFEKSNLPSINHLLTTHDNQTYLLVKSVINETNIKAIIIYAYKQISLSDEIINTNKSFMVPVGSKAKNNIFSFTGISLNNKKDDKQEYVEMNSTINNKRELSTEFELIETGIKAIDFFIPIFKGFKLGIFGGAGVGKTVLMKEIIFNVNNKYKNTSNIFIGSGERSREGIELYDELTESNLMKNSTMFVSKMNESPGARMSIVPIGVTAAEYLRDVKKEDVLLFIDNIYRFIQAENEVSATLGKKPSVGGYQSTLESDVANIQDRLFKNKNGAITSFQTVFLPMDDLSDPSAVAVFNHLDSNLVLSRDQAAKNILPAFDPLASSSSSVDETLIGKKHFNAIIEVKRILKAYKDLEDVILILGFDELDAESKILVKKALQLENFFTQYFFMTEQFTKQKGQYVPLNETIDSVIRIIEGKYIKQSPEIFSYIGSALDLKTDEELGL